Proteins encoded within one genomic window of Salipaludibacillus agaradhaerens:
- a CDS encoding ROK family protein, whose amino-acid sequence MENMYLAIDIGGTMMKWGLINKQGTIIKKELISSNNGDADTILSSIDSLAATYREQITAIAISAPGFINPDTGYIQMGGAVIGFNDTHLKALIEQRTSLPVTVENDVNCVALAEKWLGKANELTDFACLTVGTGIGGALFLNNQLYHGRSFRSGEFGFMISGNKEDGLSLKNSMSRQASVKGLRMDYAHLTKQPVDKVTGEDVFSAYDEGDERALHVVDHFYTQLANCVINVASVIDPQKILIGGGITRRPTFLDELNEKLTEFIGFPVPTDICYFKNDAGLIGAVANYRLRTENSELFKQ is encoded by the coding sequence ATGGAAAACATGTATTTAGCTATTGATATCGGGGGCACAATGATGAAATGGGGCCTTATCAATAAGCAAGGCACGATTATAAAGAAAGAACTTATCTCGTCAAATAACGGAGACGCAGATACAATTCTATCATCGATTGACTCGCTAGCTGCAACTTATCGTGAGCAAATCACGGCAATCGCTATTAGTGCACCGGGATTCATTAATCCTGATACCGGCTACATCCAAATGGGAGGTGCGGTGATAGGCTTTAATGACACACATTTAAAAGCCCTAATAGAGCAGAGAACATCATTACCAGTAACAGTTGAAAACGATGTTAATTGTGTGGCATTAGCAGAAAAATGGCTTGGAAAAGCCAATGAGTTGACTGATTTTGCTTGTTTAACAGTAGGTACAGGTATTGGTGGTGCCTTATTTCTAAATAATCAGCTCTATCATGGACGTTCCTTTCGTTCTGGAGAATTTGGCTTCATGATCTCAGGAAATAAGGAAGATGGATTATCGTTGAAGAATTCAATGAGCCGTCAAGCCTCAGTTAAAGGCTTGAGAATGGACTATGCCCATTTAACGAAACAGCCGGTTGATAAGGTGACTGGAGAAGATGTTTTTTCTGCTTATGATGAAGGAGACGAACGAGCTCTACATGTAGTTGATCACTTCTATACACAGTTAGCGAACTGTGTGATTAATGTTGCTTCTGTTATAGACCCACAAAAAATACTAATTGGAGGTGGCATTACCCGACGTCCTACATTTCTAGATGAATTAAATGAAAAGTTGACAGAATTCATTGGTTTCCCTGTTCCCACAGATATTTGTTATTTCAAAAATGATGCTGGCTTAATCGGTGCTGTAGCAAACTACCGCTTACGTACAGAAAACAGTGAACTCTTCAAACAATGA
- a CDS encoding BglG family transcription antiterminator yields the protein MINPRFTKTLRELIAADAPITSDYLANVNHVSPRTIRADIKLLNKQLKSHDATIVSIRGKGYHLVIYDHEQFRKYLQTIVETKQENNDTVPDTPEERIVFVMKTLLLAEGYVKIDDLADAMHVSKSTLQNDLKEVKRIFTNYGLTLAKRPNHGLKVTGSEMKLRFCLAEYLFDRTKETATTILTNQLSDLIEAEKYQAIWTIILERIKQNGMTLSDIAINNLFIHLVIAYKRVISGHHVSLFNDDNQEMKGQKEYSVACDIIRDTEKKLQVTFPDSEVAYITLHLLGTKIVANHHMKVEDLTPIIDDDYLQLTKKLLGDIEKKLKLDIAEDEELIMAMSLHLKPAINRYRYGMNIRNPLLQDIKKTYPMAFEAGIIAGIALEELTNVTIDENEIGYLALHIGAAIERRNLRVDKPKRAIIVCASGVGSAQMIKYKLKSRFADKIEVVKTTEYYKLSQCSLADIDVIISSLPIQEELPVPIVYVNTILTDNDFSKVDHFISDRHMTVGHYLYRDLILVNQPCETKDEVLSLLAAHLQNRGFVDNSFIEGLYSREKIAPTSYGNLVAIPHPITPMWEETFVAVCTLEKPVMWGDKPVQLVCLLNVKKESTEDLECLYALLTKIVESPALVQECLKCKEEKDIMNVLLKGIHGP from the coding sequence ATGATAAATCCCCGCTTTACCAAAACATTGAGAGAACTGATCGCAGCAGATGCCCCTATAACGAGTGATTATTTAGCGAATGTGAATCACGTCTCACCACGGACAATACGAGCTGATATTAAATTACTCAATAAGCAACTGAAATCTCATGATGCTACAATTGTGTCTATTCGGGGTAAGGGATATCATCTTGTCATTTATGATCATGAACAATTCAGGAAATATTTACAAACAATTGTCGAGACAAAACAAGAAAACAATGATACGGTGCCTGATACCCCTGAAGAGCGCATCGTTTTTGTCATGAAGACATTACTTTTGGCAGAAGGATACGTGAAAATTGATGATTTAGCGGATGCCATGCATGTGAGTAAATCGACACTACAGAACGACCTAAAGGAAGTTAAACGTATTTTTACTAATTATGGTTTAACATTGGCGAAAAGGCCGAATCATGGCTTAAAGGTAACAGGAAGTGAAATGAAATTACGTTTCTGTTTAGCAGAATATTTGTTTGATAGAACAAAAGAAACAGCCACAACAATTTTGACGAATCAGCTATCTGATTTAATTGAGGCGGAGAAATATCAAGCAATTTGGACGATCATTCTTGAACGGATTAAACAAAACGGGATGACATTATCTGATATTGCTATTAATAATTTATTTATTCATTTAGTCATCGCCTATAAACGTGTGATATCTGGCCATCATGTGTCTCTATTCAATGATGACAATCAAGAAATGAAAGGTCAAAAGGAATATAGTGTAGCATGTGACATTATTAGAGATACGGAAAAAAAGCTACAGGTTACCTTCCCAGATTCAGAGGTAGCTTACATTACATTGCATTTACTCGGTACGAAAATAGTAGCGAACCATCATATGAAAGTGGAAGATTTAACGCCCATTATTGATGATGATTACCTTCAATTGACAAAAAAATTACTAGGCGACATTGAGAAGAAACTAAAGTTAGACATTGCAGAGGATGAAGAACTGATTATGGCGATGAGTCTTCATTTAAAGCCTGCTATTAACAGATACCGCTATGGTATGAATATTAGAAATCCATTGCTACAAGATATTAAAAAAACATATCCAATGGCTTTTGAAGCAGGGATCATTGCAGGGATCGCATTGGAGGAGTTAACGAACGTCACCATTGATGAGAATGAAATTGGCTACTTGGCACTTCATATTGGAGCTGCCATAGAAAGGCGAAATTTGAGAGTTGATAAGCCGAAGCGAGCGATTATCGTGTGTGCTTCTGGTGTAGGTAGTGCCCAGATGATTAAATATAAATTGAAATCCCGCTTTGCCGATAAGATTGAGGTTGTGAAAACGACCGAGTATTATAAACTAAGCCAGTGCTCATTAGCGGACATCGATGTTATTATCAGCTCATTGCCAATTCAAGAAGAACTCCCCGTCCCGATTGTGTATGTGAATACCATTTTGACAGATAATGATTTTTCCAAAGTCGATCATTTTATATCAGATCGTCATATGACCGTTGGCCACTACCTTTATCGCGATTTAATTTTAGTTAATCAGCCATGCGAGACAAAAGACGAGGTTCTTTCACTGTTAGCTGCTCATTTGCAAAACCGAGGTTTTGTGGACAATAGCTTTATAGAAGGTCTCTACAGCCGTGAAAAAATTGCTCCCACCTCATACGGAAATTTAGTAGCGATCCCTCATCCAATTACCCCGATGTGGGAAGAAACTTTCGTAGCGGTTTGTACATTGGAAAAGCCCGTTATGTGGGGAGACAAACCAGTCCAACTCGTATGTTTATTAAATGTGAAAAAAGAGAGTACTGAAGATTTAGAATGCTTGTATGCACTCTTAACAAAGATAGTTGAAAGTCCAGCGCTTGTGCAGGAATGTTTAAAGTGTAAAGAAGAAAAAGACATTATGAACGTGTTATTAAAAGGTATACACGGGCCATAA
- a CDS encoding LacI family DNA-binding transcriptional regulator, which yields MKLTITEIAKLAGVSKSTVSKIINNYDDIGAETRGKVLKIMEEYGYRPTYSAQSLAKKVSNVIGVIYAGKINSNLNHPFFIEVLNAFKKVIGVEGFDLLFFSNERFNPNGEDYLARCRHYNVDGCLIIAGGEIEPSIKKLDESDIPCIGVDLELTGEHSAYIMTDNEQISTLVVDYLYLEGHREVAFIGGLPSSPISEMRADAFERGMTACGLTIRPEWMKHGDFFEQSGYEKMTELLQEKDIPKAIFAVSDLMALGAIKAIRDHGYNINDFAIVGCDDILAARYSDPPLTTVKQDKEKIGHMAAMMLKDMIKDHGKPGAVKVAPELVIRSSSRIKKINS from the coding sequence TTGAAGTTAACGATTACAGAAATTGCAAAATTAGCAGGTGTTTCTAAATCTACCGTCTCAAAAATTATTAATAACTATGACGATATAGGGGCAGAAACAAGAGGGAAAGTATTGAAGATTATGGAAGAGTATGGGTATCGTCCTACATACTCAGCACAATCATTGGCTAAAAAAGTGTCTAATGTTATCGGTGTTATTTATGCAGGGAAGATTAACTCTAATTTAAATCATCCATTCTTCATTGAGGTTTTAAACGCTTTCAAGAAAGTGATTGGGGTGGAAGGTTTTGATCTATTATTTTTTTCGAATGAACGTTTTAACCCAAATGGCGAAGATTATTTAGCAAGGTGTCGACACTACAATGTGGATGGGTGTCTTATTATTGCAGGCGGTGAGATAGAACCGTCTATTAAGAAATTGGATGAAAGTGATATTCCATGTATCGGCGTTGATTTAGAGCTGACAGGAGAGCATTCCGCCTACATCATGACTGATAATGAACAAATTTCAACCCTTGTCGTTGACTATTTGTATTTAGAAGGGCACCGAGAAGTAGCATTCATCGGCGGCTTGCCGTCTTCTCCTATTTCTGAAATGAGAGCGGACGCATTTGAACGTGGGATGACGGCATGTGGTCTGACAATAAGACCAGAATGGATGAAGCATGGTGATTTTTTTGAGCAGAGTGGCTATGAGAAGATGACAGAACTCTTACAAGAGAAGGACATACCGAAAGCCATTTTCGCCGTTTCTGATTTAATGGCACTTGGCGCAATAAAAGCGATCAGAGACCATGGTTACAATATAAACGACTTTGCTATTGTAGGCTGTGATGATATTTTAGCTGCCCGTTATTCAGATCCTCCGTTAACAACTGTGAAGCAGGATAAAGAAAAAATTGGACATATGGCGGCTATGATGCTTAAAGATATGATCAAGGACCATGGAAAACCGGGAGCGGTTAAAGTAGCTCCGGAGCTAGTCATCAGGTCGTCATCACGCATAAAAAAAATTAATAGTTGA
- a CDS encoding coiled-coil domain-containing protein: MIKKQHLLLSGLAFLLLIPSLPVHANQTGSQTIAADEPTSLNEGEVAAKDEVVYATLSAAGEMNDIYVVNIFDVIHPGVIKDYGTYSNVENLTDLSPINQSGEEIELVAPEGRFYYQGNMENAVLPWDITFTYDLNGKEVAPDELAGADGHLAIHVTTEANETFDPVFYEHYLVQISIELNGEKARRIRAEDGTIANVGKNEQITFSIMPDEEGDFTVEADITDFEMEGIDIAALPYAMAIDAPEIDDMTGDMELLADAISDVNKGVSELHSGIGELNEGVGALHSGSADYHHGMKELDGSSSDLLSASNQIDDALSTISQSLDGDPDDMNLGDLQELPDILAELAEGLQEAGEGLSLLEENYGLAYASLDDAISAIPEYKLSEEEIQSLYLSGADADVIDKLVETYSAALTTKGTYDAVNEAFAAVEPTLNDVSTALDDMASGLKTMSRELSHSIENMDIAASFNQLEDALSDLSSHYGDFHNGLVDYTGGVSELTSSYNALHDGIGEVKGGTSELESGTAELEEGTNELYETTSDLPDQMQDEIDDMLAEYEIGDFDAISFVADENENIDSVQFVIKTESITKEEEESATEEEEEEPGFWSRLMDLF, encoded by the coding sequence ATGATAAAAAAACAACATCTACTATTGAGTGGATTGGCTTTCTTGCTATTAATCCCTTCCTTGCCTGTACATGCGAATCAAACAGGTTCCCAGACGATAGCGGCTGATGAACCTACTTCTTTAAATGAGGGCGAAGTTGCTGCAAAAGATGAAGTGGTGTATGCCACACTTAGCGCCGCAGGAGAAATGAATGATATTTATGTGGTGAACATATTTGATGTCATACATCCTGGTGTGATTAAAGATTATGGCACTTATTCAAACGTGGAAAATTTAACAGATTTATCCCCTATAAACCAATCGGGTGAAGAGATTGAGCTCGTAGCGCCTGAAGGACGTTTTTACTATCAGGGCAATATGGAAAATGCCGTCCTTCCTTGGGATATAACGTTCACTTACGATTTAAATGGTAAAGAAGTGGCACCCGACGAATTAGCAGGGGCCGATGGCCATTTAGCCATTCATGTAACGACTGAAGCAAACGAAACATTTGATCCTGTTTTTTACGAGCATTATTTAGTCCAAATTTCCATTGAACTAAATGGTGAAAAAGCGAGGCGGATTCGTGCAGAGGATGGAACCATTGCGAATGTAGGAAAAAATGAACAAATCACGTTTTCTATCATGCCTGATGAAGAGGGAGATTTTACAGTAGAAGCAGATATCACTGATTTTGAAATGGAAGGAATTGATATAGCAGCACTTCCTTATGCGATGGCGATTGATGCTCCTGAAATTGACGATATGACAGGTGATATGGAACTATTAGCTGATGCGATTAGTGACGTTAATAAGGGCGTATCGGAGCTCCATTCAGGTATTGGTGAGCTTAATGAAGGCGTAGGTGCTTTACACAGTGGCTCAGCTGATTATCATCACGGGATGAAAGAGCTAGATGGTAGTTCATCTGATTTATTGAGCGCTTCTAATCAAATTGATGACGCATTAAGTACAATAAGTCAATCGCTAGACGGTGACCCTGATGACATGAACCTCGGAGATTTACAGGAGCTACCAGACATTCTTGCGGAATTAGCTGAAGGTCTTCAAGAAGCGGGAGAAGGGCTTTCACTTCTTGAAGAAAATTATGGGCTTGCTTATGCTAGTTTAGATGACGCTATATCTGCGATCCCTGAGTATAAACTGTCGGAAGAAGAGATACAAAGCTTGTACTTGAGTGGCGCTGATGCGGACGTCATTGATAAATTAGTTGAAACCTATTCAGCTGCTCTTACAACAAAAGGGACGTATGATGCTGTTAATGAGGCATTCGCCGCGGTTGAACCTACCCTTAATGATGTCAGCACTGCTTTAGACGACATGGCAAGTGGTTTAAAAACGATGTCGCGTGAGTTGTCACATTCTATAGAGAATATGGATATAGCAGCTTCTTTTAACCAATTAGAAGATGCGTTAAGTGACTTGTCATCCCATTACGGCGATTTTCATAACGGATTAGTCGATTACACAGGTGGTGTTTCGGAACTTACGAGCTCCTATAATGCTTTACATGATGGCATCGGGGAAGTAAAGGGCGGTACGTCAGAGTTAGAAAGCGGCACCGCTGAGCTTGAAGAAGGAACAAATGAGTTGTACGAGACCACAAGTGATTTACCAGATCAAATGCAAGATGAAATTGATGACATGCTTGCAGAATACGAAATTGGTGACTTCGATGCGATTTCATTTGTAGCAGATGAAAACGAGAACATTGATTCTGTGCAGTTTGTCATTAAAACAGAAAGCATTACAAAGGAAGAGGAAGAATCTGCGACAGAAGAAGAAGAGGAGGAACCAGGTTTTTGGAGTAGGTTAATGGATTTGTTCTAG
- a CDS encoding PTS sugar transporter subunit IIB, translating to MLKIMLACSAGMSTSLLVSKMEKVAEEKGIEAEIWAVAQDKVIPELPKVDVLLIGPQMRFMKKKYEAKAEELNVPVDVIDPVAYGRVNGEAVLTKALELAGLN from the coding sequence ATGTTAAAAATTATGCTGGCATGCTCTGCAGGTATGTCTACAAGTCTACTTGTGTCAAAAATGGAGAAAGTAGCTGAAGAGAAAGGGATAGAGGCGGAAATTTGGGCAGTTGCTCAAGACAAAGTAATTCCAGAGCTGCCAAAGGTCGATGTCTTATTAATCGGGCCACAAATGAGATTCATGAAGAAGAAATATGAGGCGAAAGCAGAAGAGTTGAATGTACCTGTAGATGTAATTGATCCAGTGGCTTACGGGAGAGTTAACGGAGAGGCTGTATTGACAAAGGCTTTAGAGTTGGCTGGTTTAAACTAA
- the celB gene encoding PTS cellobiose transporter subunit IIC, with the protein MNKFMEMLEKFLMPVADKLNNNRYLTALRDGFMVALPLIIFGSIFVVIANLPFLDRLIGEEAFGTYQGALSSASNATLTIMGLFVIIGIGYKLTQSYEGEAIYGGVAALAAFLILTPQVLEGVEGVIPTTSLGAQGMFVGIFTAFLAAELYQYFTRKGFTIKMPEGVPSAVARSFSALIPMTFTLTTFLVVRIIFDMTRFESVQDFIYTVVQAPLTALGAGLPATIVAVLLIQLFWFFGLHGQIIVNSVFDPIWYALANENLLAFQDGEALPHIVSKQFIDSFIVGMGGSGMTLAVIIGIFIIGKSRQMKELGKLGAPAGIFNVNEPIIFGLPIIMNPLVLIPWLLAPVVVAIFTYFTMAAGIVPAPTGVIVPWTTPMILNGALATNSWQGGVLQAINLFIVLIIWWPFLRIMDKQFYETERKH; encoded by the coding sequence ATGAATAAATTTATGGAAATGTTAGAAAAGTTTTTAATGCCGGTGGCAGACAAGTTGAACAATAACCGCTATTTGACAGCACTTCGAGACGGTTTTATGGTAGCGCTACCGTTAATTATTTTTGGCTCGATCTTTGTTGTTATTGCTAATTTACCGTTTCTCGATCGTCTTATAGGTGAGGAGGCGTTTGGGACATATCAAGGGGCGTTAAGCTCTGCTTCTAATGCGACATTAACCATTATGGGGTTGTTCGTCATTATTGGAATAGGATACAAACTGACGCAAAGCTATGAAGGCGAAGCTATTTATGGTGGTGTAGCGGCACTTGCAGCCTTTTTAATTTTGACACCACAAGTACTTGAAGGCGTAGAAGGTGTCATACCGACAACGAGTCTTGGTGCTCAAGGCATGTTTGTTGGTATATTCACGGCTTTCTTAGCAGCAGAGTTATATCAATATTTTACGAGAAAAGGCTTTACGATCAAAATGCCAGAAGGCGTTCCTTCAGCGGTGGCCAGATCTTTCAGTGCATTAATTCCTATGACCTTTACGCTCACAACGTTTTTAGTTGTAAGAATTATTTTTGATATGACGCGTTTTGAAAGTGTTCAGGACTTCATATATACCGTCGTTCAAGCGCCATTGACAGCCTTAGGGGCAGGATTGCCTGCAACAATCGTTGCCGTCCTTTTAATACAATTATTCTGGTTTTTTGGACTTCATGGGCAAATTATTGTGAATTCAGTTTTTGATCCGATCTGGTACGCACTAGCCAATGAGAATTTGCTAGCGTTTCAAGATGGAGAAGCATTACCTCATATCGTCAGTAAACAGTTTATAGATTCTTTCATCGTTGGAATGGGCGGCTCAGGTATGACGTTAGCTGTTATTATCGGTATATTTATTATCGGAAAAAGCCGTCAAATGAAAGAACTGGGAAAACTAGGTGCTCCAGCTGGTATTTTTAATGTTAACGAACCGATCATATTTGGATTGCCAATCATTATGAACCCACTCGTTCTTATTCCGTGGCTTTTGGCACCGGTAGTCGTAGCAATATTCACCTATTTTACAATGGCAGCAGGTATTGTTCCAGCACCAACAGGGGTTATTGTCCCATGGACGACACCGATGATATTAAATGGTGCACTAGCTACAAATTCTTGGCAAGGCGGTGTTCTTCAAGCTATTAATCTATTCATCGTCTTAATTATATGGTGGCCTTTCTTACGCATCATGGATAAGCAATTTTATGAGACAGAAAGAAAACACTAA
- a CDS encoding glycoside hydrolase family 1 protein: MTVQYKFPDNFWWGSAASATQMEGAAHEGGKGENIWDHWYKIEPNRFFDGVGPEMTSDFYYQYKEDIQRMKEIGHNSFRFSISWARLIPGGEGEVNKEAVNFYNHVIDELLQHDIEPFVNLYHFDMPKELQDKGGFENRDVVALFADYAKQCFDLFGDRVKMWFTFNEPIVPVEGGYLYDFHYPNIVDAQKAFQVAYHTMLASALAISHFRKLDTKGQIGIILNLTPSYPRSQHPDDLKAAHRADLFFNRSFLDPAVLGEFPTELIELLNEYEHLPAYKKEDLTVIKENTVDILGVNYYQPRRVKAKDHVPNPESPFMPDWFFDNYEMPGRKMNPYRGWEIYEKGIYDIMINLKNNYGNIPSFISENGMGVQDEHRFLKDGRIEDDYRINFIKGHLTWLHKAIEEGCHTKGYHLWTFMDNWSWMNAYKNRYGFYSVNLETQERTAKKSAYWFKEVAENNGF; this comes from the coding sequence ATGACAGTACAATATAAATTTCCAGATAACTTTTGGTGGGGGAGTGCCGCCTCAGCTACACAAATGGAAGGAGCAGCACACGAAGGAGGTAAAGGTGAGAATATTTGGGATCATTGGTATAAAATAGAGCCGAATCGCTTTTTTGACGGTGTAGGGCCTGAAATGACCTCTGATTTTTATTATCAATATAAAGAAGACATTCAACGAATGAAGGAGATTGGTCATAATTCCTTTCGCTTCTCAATTTCTTGGGCACGGCTTATACCTGGAGGAGAAGGTGAGGTTAATAAGGAAGCCGTTAACTTTTACAACCATGTGATTGATGAACTATTACAACACGATATTGAACCGTTTGTTAACTTGTACCACTTCGATATGCCGAAAGAGCTGCAAGATAAAGGCGGGTTTGAAAATCGTGACGTGGTAGCTTTGTTTGCTGATTACGCGAAACAGTGCTTCGACTTATTCGGAGATCGGGTAAAAATGTGGTTCACGTTTAATGAACCGATTGTCCCTGTTGAAGGCGGTTATCTCTATGATTTCCATTATCCAAACATTGTGGATGCACAGAAAGCATTTCAAGTAGCTTACCATACAATGCTTGCGAGTGCTCTTGCTATTAGTCATTTTCGCAAATTGGATACAAAGGGACAAATCGGGATTATATTAAATTTGACGCCGTCTTATCCTAGAAGTCAACATCCTGATGATTTGAAGGCGGCTCACAGAGCAGATCTCTTTTTTAATAGGAGTTTCTTAGATCCTGCTGTTTTAGGAGAATTCCCAACTGAACTCATCGAATTGTTAAATGAATATGAGCATCTTCCCGCCTATAAGAAAGAAGATTTAACTGTGATTAAAGAGAACACCGTCGATATACTTGGAGTCAATTACTATCAGCCGCGACGAGTTAAAGCGAAAGATCACGTGCCGAACCCAGAGTCCCCGTTTATGCCAGATTGGTTTTTTGACAACTATGAGATGCCAGGGAGGAAAATGAACCCTTACAGAGGTTGGGAAATTTATGAAAAAGGCATCTACGATATTATGATAAATTTAAAAAATAACTACGGAAATATCCCGTCATTTATTTCCGAAAACGGCATGGGTGTCCAAGACGAACATCGTTTTCTAAAAGATGGTCGTATTGAGGACGACTATCGAATAAACTTTATTAAAGGTCACCTCACATGGCTTCATAAAGCCATTGAGGAAGGATGTCATACGAAAGGCTATCATTTATGGACGTTTATGGATAACTGGTCGTGGATGAATGCTTATAAAAATCGTTACGGCTTCTATTCTGTGAATCTTGAAACGCAAGAGCGAACGGCAAAGAAAAGTGCCTATTGGTTTAAAGAAGTAGCTGAGAATAACGGATTTTAA
- a CDS encoding PTS lactose/cellobiose transporter subunit IIA codes for MEQPIDLTETAFQIILYAGNGKGSAMEAIQEAKVGNFAKADELVKEAGAELTKAHEFQTKLIQKEAAGEENPVNVLLIHSQDHLMTSMTVRDLAVEIIEIYRLKE; via the coding sequence ATGGAACAACCGATTGATTTAACAGAGACAGCCTTTCAAATTATACTTTATGCAGGGAACGGTAAAGGGAGTGCAATGGAGGCAATTCAAGAAGCGAAAGTGGGGAATTTTGCAAAAGCTGACGAGCTAGTAAAAGAGGCAGGAGCAGAATTAACGAAAGCCCATGAATTTCAAACAAAGCTCATACAGAAGGAAGCAGCTGGCGAAGAAAATCCAGTTAACGTGTTATTAATTCACTCTCAAGATCATTTAATGACATCTATGACTGTACGTGATTTAGCTGTAGAAATTATTGAAATATATCGACTAAAGGAATAG